In the genome of Candidatus Binatus sp., one region contains:
- a CDS encoding SDR family NAD(P)-dependent oxidoreductase — translation MKYAIVTGGARGLGLGIVNALLEEKVVDKVAILDRELAPPPAAIAELVDGFSADVTDEKSIHRAVEEITAKLGKHPAVLCNNAGGGERAWFESGRKHEWDSVDTWRRYVDLNLNSVYIVSKEVAPRMQKGGAICNTSSIAGLLATPVLAAYAAAKAGVISYTKTLALQLGSAGIRVNAVAPGLIYTKIWEELGAALGGGDANARATFEATVKAIVPLGREQTVEDIGRTVSWLCSDLAKNVTGQVIAVDGGIVLGPSRVG, via the coding sequence GACTCGGACTCGGGATCGTGAACGCATTGCTGGAGGAAAAAGTCGTGGACAAGGTCGCCATACTCGATCGCGAACTCGCGCCGCCGCCAGCCGCGATCGCGGAGCTGGTCGATGGCTTCAGCGCCGATGTCACCGACGAGAAATCGATTCATCGCGCGGTCGAGGAGATCACCGCGAAGTTGGGGAAGCATCCGGCGGTGCTGTGCAACAACGCCGGCGGCGGCGAGCGCGCGTGGTTCGAAAGCGGCCGCAAGCACGAATGGGACAGCGTCGATACCTGGCGCAGATACGTCGATTTGAATCTCAACTCGGTCTATATCGTGTCGAAGGAAGTCGCGCCGAGGATGCAAAAGGGCGGCGCGATTTGCAACACGTCGTCGATCGCGGGATTGTTGGCGACGCCGGTGCTCGCCGCGTACGCCGCCGCCAAGGCCGGCGTGATTTCCTACACCAAGACGCTCGCGCTGCAACTCGGCAGCGCCGGGATTCGCGTCAACGCGGTCGCGCCCGGTTTGATCTACACGAAAATCTGGGAGGAACTCGGCGCGGCGCTCGGCGGCGGCGACGCGAACGCGCGCGCGACCTTCGAGGCGACGGTTAAAGCGATTGTTCCGCTCGGGCGCGAGCAGACGGTCGAGGATATCGGCCGCACGGTGTCGTGGCTCTGCTCCGACCTCGCGAAGAACGTGACCGGGCAGGTGATCGCGGTCGATGGCGGAATCGTGCTGGGCCCGAGCCGCGTCGGCTAG
- a CDS encoding isoprenylcysteine carboxylmethyltransferase family protein translates to MNDLKRKTIVGFVQLICLLGILLFLPAWTLDYWQAWLYLFVFGASTAVISVYLWNKDPQLLERRINAGPTAEKETSQKVIQAIAAIAFAGVMVVPALDRRFAWSHVPVPIVIAGDVLVALGFLIIFVVFRENTFTAAIIEVADDQKVISTGPYAIVRHPMYSGGLIMLFGTPLALGSWWGLLMFIALALAIVWRLRDEEKFLSINLPGYSEYRHQVRYRLVPLVF, encoded by the coding sequence GTGAACGATCTCAAGCGAAAGACGATCGTCGGATTCGTGCAGCTAATCTGCCTGCTGGGAATTTTGCTGTTCCTTCCAGCGTGGACGCTCGACTACTGGCAAGCGTGGCTCTATCTGTTCGTCTTTGGCGCATCGACCGCGGTGATCAGCGTCTATCTCTGGAACAAGGATCCGCAACTCCTCGAACGGCGCATCAACGCGGGCCCGACCGCCGAGAAAGAGACAAGCCAGAAAGTAATCCAGGCGATCGCCGCGATCGCTTTTGCCGGCGTGATGGTGGTGCCCGCGCTCGATCGTCGCTTTGCCTGGTCGCATGTCCCGGTGCCGATCGTGATCGCCGGCGACGTCCTGGTGGCGCTCGGCTTTCTCATCATCTTCGTAGTTTTCCGCGAGAACACCTTCACCGCTGCGATCATCGAGGTCGCCGACGATCAGAAGGTCATCTCGACGGGACCGTACGCGATCGTGCGTCATCCGATGTACTCGGGCGGCCTGATCATGCTGTTCGGTACGCCGCTCGCGCTCGGCTCGTGGTGGGGGCTGCTGATGTTCATCGCGCTCGCACTCGCAATTGTGTGGAGGCTTCGCGACGAAGAAAAATTCCTGTCGATAAATTTGCCGGGATACTCCGAGTATCGGCACCAAGTCCGCTATCGGCTGGTCCCGCTCGTTTTTTGA